The Salvia splendens isolate huo1 chromosome 21, SspV2, whole genome shotgun sequence genome includes a window with the following:
- the LOC121783191 gene encoding uncharacterized protein LOC121783191, with translation MPTRVIEDGIFGGDQRLFVGKKVMFKDVREGEGREGGKVGLVKNSCKIVSFSDESSSSIGKNSDLSENSMEKSGDGEEVQSSYKGPLDAMEALEEVLPIRRGISRFYNGKSKSFASLRDASSSTSIKEIAKTENAHARKRRNLLATNLGWEKMRGSPLKGNGAGILKRVASKTTLALAVAMSNSESKCNSPSGSSSPRTEDFSTLRSFSLADLQHCAGVNLNSNSNGMALKPPG, from the exons ATGCCTACAAGAGTGATTGAAGATGGGATTTTTGGTGGAGATCAGAGGTTGTTTGTGGGGAAAAAGGTTATGTTTAAGGATGTTAGAGAGGGAGAGGGGAGAGAAGGTGGGAAAGTTGGGTTGGTGAAGAATTCTTGCAAGATTGTTAGTTTCTCTGATGAATCATCATCTTCTATAGGGAAAAACAGTGATCTTTCTGAGAATTCAATGGAGAAATCTGGTGATGGTGAAGAGGTTCAGAGCTCATATAAAGGGCCATTGGATGCCATGGAAGCTTTGGAGGAAGTTTTGCCAATAag GAGGGGAATTTCGAGGTTCTACAACGGGAAATCGAAGTCATTTGCAAGCCTACGAGATGCTTCTTCGTCGACTTCCATCAAAGAGATTGCGAAAACAGAGAACGCACACGCAAGGAAACGGAGAAACCTGCTGGCCACCAACCTCGGCTGGGAGAAGATGCGAGGCTCCCCACTGAAGGGCAATGGGGCCGGCATATTAAAGAGGGTAGCTAGCAAGACCACATTGGCTCTGGCCGTGGCAATGAGCAACTCGGAGAGCAAATGCAACTCTCCAAGTGGCTCCTCGTCGCCAAGGACGGAGGATTTCTCAACATTGAGATCCTTCTCCCTGGCCGACTTGCAGCATTGTGCTGGTGTTAACCTAAACTCGAATTCTAACGGAATGGCTTTGAAGCCGCCCGGATAG